The proteins below are encoded in one region of Aquisphaera giovannonii:
- the flhF gene encoding flagellar biosynthesis protein FlhF, with product MAAKTYRAGTMREALARVRKDLGGDAIILASRSVRRRRLFGLGGRELIEVRASATMPQAAALVEAAGAPPPPASGAAAGPGGLSADAQGRLGDELSRLHERVDALSRMGRVDHLVPDLPAPVVASYARLVEAEVPEPLARRIAAAVADSLEPHQLHDPAEVDEALLEAVARSIPVAPPIRAVMGTRRVVALVGPTGVGKTTTVAKLAANFKLVHGLSVGLVTLDTYRIAAVEQLRTYAEIIDLPLAVANDPGEMARALDELGAVDIAFIDTAGRSPRDEVKIRELGEFMDRARPDEVHLVLSAGAGEKTLRAAAERFARVRADRLILTKLDEAEGLGDALGLLGQSSLPVSYLTTGQAVPDDIEPADRRRLAGLILGMEAIG from the coding sequence ATGGCCGCGAAAACCTACAGGGCCGGGACGATGCGGGAGGCGCTGGCGAGGGTCCGCAAGGACCTCGGCGGCGACGCGATCATCCTCGCCTCTCGCTCGGTCCGGCGCCGGCGGCTGTTCGGCCTGGGCGGCCGCGAGCTGATCGAGGTCCGCGCGTCGGCCACCATGCCGCAGGCGGCCGCGCTCGTGGAGGCGGCCGGGGCGCCGCCCCCGCCGGCCTCCGGGGCCGCGGCGGGGCCGGGGGGCCTCTCCGCCGACGCGCAGGGGCGGCTCGGCGACGAGCTGAGCCGGCTGCACGAGCGCGTGGACGCCCTGAGCCGGATGGGGCGGGTGGACCACCTCGTGCCCGACCTGCCGGCGCCGGTCGTCGCCTCGTATGCGAGGCTGGTCGAGGCCGAGGTCCCCGAGCCCCTGGCGCGCCGGATCGCGGCGGCCGTCGCGGACTCGCTGGAGCCGCACCAGCTCCACGACCCGGCGGAGGTCGACGAGGCGCTCCTCGAGGCCGTGGCGCGGTCCATCCCGGTCGCCCCGCCGATCCGCGCCGTCATGGGCACGAGGCGGGTGGTGGCGCTCGTCGGGCCGACGGGCGTGGGGAAGACGACGACGGTGGCGAAGCTCGCGGCCAACTTCAAGCTGGTGCACGGCCTGTCCGTCGGGCTCGTCACGCTGGACACCTACCGGATCGCGGCCGTGGAGCAGCTCCGGACCTACGCCGAGATCATCGACCTGCCGCTGGCCGTGGCGAACGACCCCGGGGAGATGGCCCGGGCGCTCGACGAGCTGGGCGCGGTGGACATCGCCTTCATCGACACGGCCGGGCGCAGCCCGCGGGACGAGGTGAAGATCCGCGAACTGGGCGAGTTCATGGACCGGGCCCGGCCCGACGAGGTCCACCTGGTCCTCAGCGCCGGGGCCGGCGAGAAGACGCTCCGCGCCGCGGCCGAGCGGTTCGCCCGGGTGCGGGCGGATCGCCTGATCCTCACCAAGCTCGACGAGGCGGAGGGCCTGGGCGATGCGCTCGGCCTGCTCGGCCAGTCGAGCCTGCCGGTGAGCTACCTGACCACCGGCCAGGCGGTCCCCGACGACATCGAGCCGGCCGACCGCCGGCGGCTCGCGGGCCTGATCCTCGGGATGGAGGCCATCGGATGA
- a CDS encoding FliA/WhiG family RNA polymerase sigma factor: MSTKVDVDVTELWREFKEHPTTEMRNQLVERYLPLVKYNAERIWQRLPEGVDLDDLISAGVFGLMDAIDAFDLTRGVKFETYCVPRIRGAMLDELRTMDWVPRLVRSKASKMEEARKELEARHGRPPTPAELAEKMGLPMAEFEKLAMDASAVGLISLNKKWYETDGYKDVREIDILEDKKGEDPTRRLQRKDLMRMVTKGLNRNERLIIILYYYEELTMKEIGATLDLSESRVSQMHSSIIQRLQSQLSSRRPEFGT; this comes from the coding sequence ATGTCAACCAAGGTGGATGTGGATGTGACCGAACTCTGGCGCGAGTTCAAGGAGCACCCCACCACGGAGATGCGGAACCAGCTCGTCGAGCGGTACCTGCCGCTCGTCAAGTACAACGCCGAGCGCATCTGGCAGCGGCTGCCGGAGGGGGTGGACCTCGATGACCTGATCTCCGCCGGCGTCTTCGGGCTGATGGACGCCATCGACGCGTTCGACCTGACCCGCGGCGTCAAGTTCGAGACCTACTGCGTGCCCCGGATCCGGGGCGCCATGCTCGACGAGCTCCGCACGATGGACTGGGTCCCCCGGCTGGTCCGCTCCAAGGCCAGCAAGATGGAGGAGGCCCGCAAGGAGCTCGAGGCCAGGCACGGCCGGCCCCCCACGCCCGCCGAGCTCGCCGAGAAGATGGGCCTGCCCATGGCCGAGTTCGAGAAGCTGGCCATGGACGCCTCCGCCGTCGGCCTCATCAGCCTCAACAAGAAGTGGTACGAGACCGACGGCTACAAGGACGTCCGCGAGATCGACATCCTCGAGGACAAGAAGGGGGAGGACCCCACCCGACGCCTCCAGCGCAAGGACCTGATGCGCATGGTGACGAAGGGGCTGAACCGCAACGAACGCCTGATCATCATCCTCTATTATTACGAAGAGCTGACCATGAAGGAGATCGGGGCGACGCTCGACCTGAGCGAGTCGCGGGTCTCCCAGATGCACTCGTCGATCATCCAGCGGCTCCAGTCCCAGCTCTCCTCCCGCCGCCCCGAATTCGGCACCTGA
- a CDS encoding flagellar biosynthesis protein FlhA, which translates to MPGTTSSPLASGWRHASGFVMPIVIVGAVLVFVVPIPPALLDVLLSANLTLAVVVLLTTLAIRTPQEFSAFPTILLTTTLTRLVLNVATTRLVLTGGGTELGVNAAGGVIRSFGEFVAGDQVLVGVILFSILVVIQFVVITRGATRISEVAARFMLDGLPGRQMAIDADLHAGLIDQHQAHERRDEVYRQADFFGAMDGAGKFVRGDAIAGVAILMVNICGGLFLGVFQYGMSVSDAVNVFTKLTIGDGLVSQVPAFLISLAAGLIVTRSSSSTDLGRDVTGQLFGDRGVLGTAAVFLGLLAFTPLPKAPLLTLAGGLGAGAILMGRRGASGEGEAAAADHPAGRREGPGQAHGPDRRVDAGHAPIAAPRHAAEPPAAPASGPGSEGMEDLLHVDPLELEIGYRLIGLADPTRGGDLLERLRTVRQRMARELGLIIPQVRIHDEIGLTPHEYRVKIRGAIAGQGTAHAGRLLAVPPAGLAGRPDGRDGIDPITGQAAVWIHADGREVAELSGCRVMEASSVVAGHFGEIIRNHADELLTREQVDRLLDRVRATAPSLVAEVVPSLLRPGELQRVLQNLLRERVSIRDLETILETLAVHAGRTRDVEVLTEHARQGLARQITESHRGADGRLRVVTLSKPLDARLCAAGGEADTRPSEALGDEMTRSVVRAVAVAVATLVDAGLPPLILTSAAARPVLKDLTRADLPRLVVLSQREIPRDTPLEVLGSVIEEDDADDAEAGVEPGPGPLDADWEGAPEAGRRTPPRREPDIVTSITTTEALG; encoded by the coding sequence ATGCCAGGGACGACATCGAGCCCGCTCGCTTCCGGGTGGCGGCACGCCTCCGGGTTCGTGATGCCGATCGTGATCGTCGGCGCCGTCCTCGTGTTCGTGGTGCCGATCCCGCCGGCTCTGCTGGACGTCCTGCTCTCGGCCAACCTGACGCTCGCCGTCGTGGTCCTGCTGACCACGCTGGCGATCCGGACGCCGCAGGAGTTCAGCGCCTTCCCGACCATCCTGCTGACGACCACGCTGACCCGGCTGGTGCTCAACGTGGCGACCACCCGGCTCGTCCTGACCGGCGGCGGCACCGAGCTCGGCGTGAACGCGGCCGGCGGCGTGATCCGGTCGTTCGGCGAGTTCGTCGCCGGCGACCAGGTGCTCGTCGGCGTGATCCTGTTCTCGATCCTGGTCGTCATCCAGTTCGTCGTGATCACCCGGGGGGCCACGCGGATCAGCGAGGTCGCCGCGCGGTTCATGCTCGACGGTCTCCCCGGCCGGCAGATGGCCATCGACGCCGACCTGCACGCCGGGCTGATCGACCAGCACCAGGCCCACGAGCGCCGGGACGAGGTCTACCGCCAGGCGGACTTCTTCGGGGCGATGGACGGGGCGGGCAAGTTCGTCCGCGGCGACGCCATCGCGGGCGTCGCCATCCTGATGGTGAACATCTGCGGCGGGCTCTTCCTGGGCGTCTTCCAGTACGGGATGAGCGTCTCGGACGCGGTGAACGTCTTCACGAAGCTGACGATCGGCGACGGCCTGGTGAGCCAGGTGCCGGCGTTCCTGATCTCGCTGGCGGCCGGCCTGATCGTGACGCGGTCGTCGTCCTCGACGGACCTGGGCCGCGACGTGACCGGGCAGCTCTTCGGGGACCGCGGCGTGCTGGGCACGGCGGCCGTCTTCCTGGGCCTGCTGGCCTTCACGCCGCTGCCCAAGGCCCCGCTGCTGACGCTCGCCGGGGGCCTCGGCGCCGGGGCGATCCTGATGGGCCGCCGCGGCGCGTCGGGCGAGGGCGAGGCGGCGGCCGCCGACCACCCGGCCGGGCGTCGCGAGGGCCCCGGCCAGGCCCACGGCCCGGACCGCCGGGTGGACGCCGGCCACGCCCCGATCGCCGCCCCGAGGCACGCGGCCGAGCCGCCGGCCGCGCCGGCTTCGGGCCCGGGCTCCGAGGGGATGGAGGACCTGCTGCACGTCGACCCGCTGGAGCTGGAGATCGGCTACCGGCTGATCGGACTGGCCGACCCGACGCGGGGCGGCGACCTTTTGGAGCGGCTGCGGACGGTCCGCCAGCGGATGGCCCGCGAGCTCGGCCTGATCATCCCGCAGGTCCGGATCCACGACGAGATCGGGCTGACGCCGCACGAGTACCGGGTGAAGATCCGCGGGGCGATCGCGGGGCAGGGGACGGCGCACGCCGGCCGGCTGCTGGCGGTGCCCCCGGCGGGGCTGGCCGGCCGGCCCGACGGCCGCGACGGCATCGACCCGATCACAGGCCAGGCCGCGGTCTGGATCCACGCCGACGGGCGTGAGGTCGCGGAGCTCTCCGGCTGCCGGGTCATGGAGGCCTCGTCGGTCGTCGCCGGGCACTTCGGCGAGATCATCCGCAACCACGCCGACGAGTTGCTGACCCGCGAGCAGGTGGACCGCCTGCTCGACCGCGTCCGCGCCACGGCGCCGTCGCTGGTGGCCGAGGTCGTGCCCAGCCTGCTCCGCCCCGGCGAGCTCCAGCGGGTGCTCCAGAACCTGCTCCGCGAGCGCGTGAGCATCCGCGACCTGGAGACGATCCTGGAGACCCTGGCCGTGCACGCCGGCCGGACCCGCGACGTGGAGGTGCTCACCGAGCACGCCCGCCAGGGGCTGGCCCGCCAGATCACCGAGAGCCACCGCGGCGCCGACGGGCGGCTCCGCGTGGTCACGCTGTCGAAGCCCCTGGACGCCCGGCTCTGCGCGGCCGGCGGCGAGGCCGACACCCGGCCCTCCGAGGCCCTCGGCGACGAGATGACGCGGAGCGTCGTCCGCGCCGTGGCCGTGGCCGTGGCCACGCTGGTGGACGCCGGGCTGCCGCCGCTGATCCTCACCTCCGCCGCGGCCCGCCCCGTGCTCAAGGACCTGACCCGCGCCGACCTGCCGCGGCTCGTCGTCCTGAGCCAGCGGGAGATCCCGCGGGACACGCCCCTGGAGGTCCTGGGCAGCGTGATCGAGGAGGACGACGCCGACGACGCCGAGGCCGGGGTCGAGCCGGGGCCGGGGCCCCTGGATGCGGACTGGGAGGGCGCGCCGGAGGCCGGCCGCCGGACGCCGCCGCGGCGGGAGCCGGACATCGTGACCTCGATCACCACCACCGAGGCCCTCGGCTGA
- a CDS encoding beta strand repeat-containing protein, with amino-acid sequence MMTHWFCRRNGSRPTTSPRRARNRRRPAIEALETREVLSALYTVTSVADGGAGSLRDAINQANALTPGTAATIDFSIASGAQTIELGSALPKLANPITIDGTTQPGYAGRPLIQVDGQSAGAGALGFSLDDDSHNSVIKGLEITGFDGGGIYVNNGSGDVFTNDVVGLHYSGGLPRVVGNVTYGITLTNQANGNTISNVVVAGTRYNGIIITNSMNNTVTASDIGTDLTGEDSLDRNGVALGNGAAGGGGSGLVLNGSANHNTISNNVIVNNASDGIAIISAGTSANVLVGNRIGIDLAGTTALGNGGSGVSLAGGANGNFIGQAGNGNVISGNGQYGVLLTGMDSVGDRTTGNAVAGNLIGTNAAGKAAVPNGVNGVVVNGGASYNLIGTPATGTGTVTQAGGNVISGNTGWGVYISDSGTTGNVVQDDYVGTDVAGEAALPNGNNGVDVVNAAAGNTIGGTAAASRNVISGNANEGVLIGLGATKNLVEGNFIGTDATGLAALPNLLDGVYVGLGAVNNTIGGQDPGGAFNTAAWNVVSGNGTNGVKVVDDGTTGNALSGNFIGTDATGSLPVPNSASGVYIGAGTSSTTVGAQASGFANLNVIAGNQADGVSINASSNNNVSFDYIGLNLDGTLTVPNQGNGVSIHGASSSYNRVNLTAIRNSGGYGILNDSGVGQGWYYDSIFGNAKGGISQPGNPNLQPAPVLFSAVAAGGKTTVVGTIINSPNKNTALNVLFYASPPPTSLAAVQGLTFLGQASVTTDASGDATFTVVLNAAAPGGQVVTATSDFNVSSSSNFGNFVTVPAAPTSSAAFVGTDTTDQGNWRKAFGVDGYDIAGDSGAANPKLPSYATLAVNGASAYVWAASTTDPRALQNAANTGRVAGTFYSSTAFSLDLNLTDGKAHEVSLYALDWDRRGRTETIQVVDAGTGAVLDTQSLSGFQNGKYLTWNLSGHVQIRVTNTGPSNAVVGGLFFGASPAASAAFLGADSATAGSWRGVYGADGYDIAQDPSAGNPKLPSYATVGLSGVLNYTWAASTTDPRALQNSANTGRLAATWYGGSSFSINVNLTDGQAHKVSLYAVDWDNQGRNETIQVIDNATGNVLDTESLAGFQGGKYLSWSIKGNVTIKVTRVRGPNAVVGGLFFN; translated from the coding sequence ATGATGACGCACTGGTTCTGCCGCCGGAACGGCTCCCGCCCGACGACCTCCCCCCGCCGCGCCCGCAACCGTCGCCGCCCGGCGATCGAGGCCCTCGAGACCCGCGAGGTCCTCTCGGCGCTCTACACTGTCACCTCGGTCGCCGACGGCGGCGCCGGCTCGCTCCGCGACGCGATCAACCAGGCGAACGCCCTGACGCCCGGCACGGCCGCGACGATCGACTTCTCCATCGCCTCCGGGGCGCAGACCATCGAGCTGGGCTCCGCGCTGCCGAAGCTCGCCAACCCGATCACCATCGACGGCACGACCCAGCCCGGCTACGCCGGCCGGCCGCTGATCCAGGTCGACGGCCAGTCCGCCGGCGCCGGTGCCCTCGGCTTCTCGCTCGACGACGACTCGCACAACAGCGTCATCAAGGGCCTGGAGATCACCGGCTTCGACGGCGGCGGCATCTACGTCAACAACGGGAGCGGCGACGTCTTCACCAACGACGTCGTCGGCCTCCACTACAGCGGCGGCCTCCCCCGCGTCGTCGGCAACGTCACCTACGGCATCACGCTGACCAACCAGGCCAACGGCAACACCATCTCGAATGTCGTCGTCGCCGGCACCCGGTACAACGGCATCATCATCACCAACTCGATGAACAACACGGTGACCGCGAGCGACATCGGCACCGACCTGACGGGTGAGGACTCGCTCGACCGCAACGGCGTGGCGCTGGGCAACGGCGCGGCCGGCGGCGGGGGCAGCGGCCTGGTCCTCAACGGCTCCGCCAACCACAACACGATCTCGAACAACGTCATCGTCAACAACGCGAGCGACGGGATCGCGATCATCAGCGCGGGCACCTCGGCCAACGTCCTCGTCGGCAATCGCATCGGCATCGACCTGGCCGGGACGACGGCCCTGGGCAACGGCGGGAGCGGCGTGTCGCTGGCCGGCGGCGCCAACGGCAACTTCATCGGCCAGGCCGGCAACGGCAACGTGATCTCGGGCAACGGCCAGTACGGAGTCCTCCTCACCGGCATGGACAGCGTCGGCGACAGGACGACCGGGAACGCCGTCGCCGGCAACCTGATCGGCACGAACGCGGCCGGCAAGGCGGCCGTGCCCAATGGCGTCAACGGCGTGGTGGTGAACGGCGGGGCCAGCTACAACCTCATCGGCACGCCGGCCACGGGCACCGGCACCGTGACCCAGGCCGGCGGCAACGTGATCTCGGGCAACACGGGCTGGGGCGTCTACATCAGCGACTCCGGGACGACCGGCAACGTCGTCCAGGACGACTACGTGGGCACCGACGTCGCCGGCGAGGCCGCGCTCCCCAACGGGAACAACGGCGTCGACGTCGTGAACGCGGCCGCCGGCAACACCATCGGCGGCACGGCCGCGGCGAGCCGCAACGTCATCTCGGGCAATGCCAACGAGGGCGTCCTGATCGGCCTGGGCGCCACCAAGAACCTCGTCGAGGGCAACTTCATCGGCACCGACGCGACGGGCCTCGCCGCCCTGCCGAACCTGCTGGACGGCGTCTACGTCGGCCTGGGCGCCGTGAACAACACGATCGGCGGCCAGGACCCGGGCGGGGCCTTCAACACGGCGGCCTGGAACGTCGTCTCGGGCAACGGCACCAACGGCGTCAAGGTCGTCGACGACGGGACCACGGGCAACGCGCTCTCCGGCAACTTCATCGGCACCGACGCGACGGGCTCGCTGCCGGTCCCCAACTCCGCCAGCGGGGTGTACATCGGCGCCGGGACCTCGTCGACCACGGTCGGCGCCCAGGCGAGCGGCTTCGCGAACCTCAACGTCATCGCCGGCAACCAGGCCGACGGCGTCTCGATCAACGCGTCGTCGAACAACAACGTGTCGTTCGACTACATCGGCCTCAACCTGGACGGCACGCTCACCGTGCCCAACCAGGGCAACGGCGTGTCGATCCACGGGGCCTCGTCGTCCTACAACCGGGTGAACCTGACCGCGATCCGGAACAGCGGCGGCTACGGCATCCTGAACGACTCCGGCGTGGGGCAGGGCTGGTACTACGACTCGATCTTCGGCAACGCCAAGGGCGGCATCTCCCAGCCCGGCAACCCGAACCTCCAGCCGGCGCCGGTGCTCTTCTCGGCCGTGGCGGCCGGGGGGAAGACGACGGTCGTCGGCACGATCATCAACTCGCCGAACAAGAACACGGCGCTGAACGTCCTCTTCTACGCGAGCCCGCCGCCGACCTCGCTCGCCGCCGTCCAGGGCCTGACGTTCCTCGGCCAGGCGAGCGTGACGACCGACGCCAGCGGCGACGCTACGTTCACGGTCGTCCTGAATGCCGCCGCACCCGGCGGCCAGGTCGTCACGGCGACGTCTGACTTCAACGTCTCCTCGTCCTCGAACTTCGGCAACTTCGTCACCGTCCCGGCCGCGCCGACGTCCTCCGCCGCGTTCGTCGGCACCGACACCACCGACCAGGGCAACTGGCGCAAGGCCTTCGGCGTCGACGGCTACGACATCGCCGGCGACTCCGGCGCCGCCAACCCGAAGCTGCCGTCGTACGCGACCCTCGCGGTCAACGGCGCGAGCGCCTACGTCTGGGCCGCCAGCACCACCGACCCTCGCGCGCTCCAGAACGCCGCGAACACCGGCCGGGTCGCCGGCACCTTCTACTCGTCCACGGCGTTCAGCCTGGACCTGAACCTGACCGACGGCAAGGCGCACGAGGTGAGCCTCTATGCCCTCGACTGGGATCGTCGCGGCCGCACCGAGACGATCCAGGTCGTCGACGCCGGCACCGGGGCGGTGCTCGACACCCAAAGCCTGAGCGGCTTCCAGAACGGCAAGTACCTGACGTGGAACCTCTCGGGCCACGTCCAGATCCGCGTCACCAACACCGGCCCGAGCAACGCCGTCGTCGGCGGGCTCTTCTTCGGCGCCTCGCCCGCCGCCTCGGCCGCCTTCCTCGGCGCGGACAGCGCGACCGCGGGCTCCTGGCGCGGCGTCTACGGGGCCGACGGCTACGACATCGCGCAGGACCCCAGCGCCGGCAACCCGAAGCTGCCGTCGTACGCGACCGTCGGCCTGTCCGGCGTGTTGAACTACACCTGGGCGGCCAGCACGACCGACCCCCGCGCCCTCCAGAACTCCGCGAACACGGGCCGCCTCGCCGCGACCTGGTACGGCGGCAGCTCCTTCAGCATCAACGTCAACCTGACCGACGGCCAGGCCCACAAGGTCAGCCTGTACGCCGTCGACTGGGACAACCAGGGGCGAAATGAGACCATCCAGGTCATCGACAACGCGACCGGCAATGTCCTCGATACCGAGTCGCTCGCCGGCTTCCAGGGCGGGAAGTACCTGTCCTGGTCGATCAAGGGGAACGTGACCATCAAGGTCACCAGGGTGAGGGGCCCCAACGCGGTCGTCGGCGGCCTCTTCTTCAACTGA